One Paraburkholderia aromaticivorans genomic region harbors:
- a CDS encoding glycosyltransferase family 4 protein — MRVAIVHDWLVAPGGAEKVLEQIIECFPDADLFSLVDFLEDRKPLGGKPVTTSFIQRLPFARRHYRAYLPLMPLAVERLDLSGYDLIITSSHTLAKGVPVRPDQRLVSFVHSPMRFAWDRQHQSLREANLTHGPKSWAARALLHYLRRWDSHSANGVDRLIANSHFVARCVMKTYRRDAAVIPQPVDVHKFELCTRKEDFYLTVSRLVPYKRIDLIVETFNATPHRKLVVIGDGPEMAAIRAKAGPNVTILGYQPFEVLKDHLQRARAFVFAAEKDFGIVALEAQACGTPVIAFGKGGALETVVPIGEAHPTGVYFAHQTVVSMLEAIDRFERQRDQITPAACRANAERFSPAVFRRAFMAEVTRTIAAAGLRHRIGTMERIEPDRATQSLGWPGEPAQKSSWGC; from the coding sequence ATGAGAGTGGCGATCGTTCACGACTGGCTGGTCGCGCCGGGCGGGGCGGAGAAGGTGCTCGAGCAGATCATCGAGTGCTTTCCCGACGCTGATCTTTTCAGTCTTGTCGATTTCCTCGAAGACCGTAAGCCGCTAGGCGGCAAGCCCGTGACGACTTCATTCATTCAGCGACTGCCGTTCGCGCGACGCCACTATCGAGCTTATTTGCCGTTGATGCCGCTTGCCGTCGAACGACTCGATCTATCCGGCTACGATCTCATTATTACGAGCTCTCATACGCTCGCCAAGGGCGTGCCGGTCAGGCCGGATCAGAGGCTCGTCAGCTTTGTGCATTCGCCGATGCGCTTCGCGTGGGATCGGCAACATCAGTCCCTACGCGAAGCGAATCTGACGCATGGGCCGAAGTCGTGGGCGGCGCGCGCGTTGCTCCACTATCTGCGCCGCTGGGATTCGCACTCGGCGAACGGCGTCGACCGTTTGATCGCGAACTCGCATTTCGTTGCGCGTTGCGTGATGAAAACCTACCGGCGTGATGCAGCCGTGATTCCGCAGCCCGTCGACGTGCACAAATTCGAACTGTGCACGCGCAAGGAAGATTTTTATCTGACTGTTTCGCGGCTGGTGCCGTACAAGCGCATCGATCTGATCGTCGAGACATTCAATGCCACTCCGCACCGCAAGCTGGTCGTGATCGGCGACGGGCCGGAGATGGCGGCGATTCGCGCCAAGGCCGGTCCGAATGTGACGATCCTCGGCTATCAGCCGTTCGAGGTGCTGAAGGACCATCTGCAACGCGCGCGAGCTTTCGTGTTCGCCGCCGAGAAGGACTTCGGCATCGTTGCGCTCGAAGCGCAGGCATGCGGCACGCCGGTCATCGCATTCGGCAAGGGCGGCGCGCTCGAAACCGTGGTGCCGATCGGCGAGGCGCATCCCACCGGCGTGTATTTCGCCCACCAGACCGTGGTGTCGATGCTCGAAGCGATCGATCGCTTCGAGCGTCAGCGCGACCAGATCACGCCGGCGGCATGCCGCGCGAACGCGGAACGCTTTTCGCCGGCGGTATTCCGGCGCGCGTTCATGGCCGAGGTCACGCGGACGATCGCCGCGGCGGGGCTGCGTCACCGGATTGGAACAATGGAGCGGATCGAACCCGATCGGGCCACCCAGAGTCTCGGTTGGCCCGGCGAGCCGGCGCAGAAAAGCAGTTGGGGCTGCTGA
- a CDS encoding helix-turn-helix domain-containing protein → MNADRLPGAFPDIAQTWAALQTQLPITPIRNEQDYQTMVRLANSLADHLNGNEEDPLSDLFAIVTDLIESWEAHNVTIPKAEPREVLRHLLETHGLRQKDLIGIASPTVVSDILAGRRAISKKVAKALAVRFHTDVSAFL, encoded by the coding sequence ATGAATGCCGATCGCCTTCCGGGAGCTTTTCCCGACATCGCTCAAACCTGGGCCGCGCTGCAAACGCAGTTGCCGATCACGCCCATTCGCAACGAGCAGGATTACCAGACCATGGTGCGGCTCGCCAACTCGCTCGCTGATCATCTGAACGGCAACGAAGAGGATCCGCTCTCGGATCTGTTCGCGATCGTGACCGACCTGATCGAAAGCTGGGAAGCGCATAACGTGACGATTCCAAAAGCGGAACCACGCGAGGTATTGCGGCATCTGCTGGAAACGCATGGACTCAGGCAGAAGGACCTGATAGGTATCGCGTCACCCACCGTGGTGAGCGATATTCTCGCGGGCCGCCGCGCCATCAGCAAGAAGGTGGCCAAGGCGCTGGCCGTTCGTTTTCATACCGACGTCAGCGCATTTCTGTAA
- a CDS encoding undecaprenyl-phosphate glucose phosphotransferase, with protein MFRNTARFLDVLFVIAGGLLAHWMRFSTPIALSDTERLLIAFNCVLLLLLFPGFGVYETWRGKPLPSMLARVAAAWMVVVFTALVLAFTLHRMDAVSRLWFGYSTLISGALIIVTKCLVHAVLRMVRRRGMNSRTVAIVGAPGFARTLLAHLEHAPQAGFKPVCVLDTSCDASIEAADTYGARLNRLPVLTDLNAFAAKVREDHVNEVWLALPLSEEHTIYRFTRMFRHDFVNLRFIPDVRSLSLFNHALVDVVGLPTLNLSATPFSSPQMWPKLIFDRLFAAAALLALAPIFVVLAIGIKLGSPGPVFFRQTRKGVDGQPFAIYKFRSMTVHHEAQGQLTQASRNDARVTKLGGFMRRTSLDELPQFLNVLLGQMSVVGPRPHAVEHDDLYKDQVYGYMHRYRIKPGITGWAQVNGYRGATNKVEKMEARVKFDLFYIHNWSFWFDMKIVFITIFKGFVGRNAF; from the coding sequence ATGTTCAGGAATACTGCGCGATTCCTCGACGTACTCTTCGTGATTGCGGGAGGGCTGCTCGCTCACTGGATGCGGTTCTCGACGCCGATTGCGCTGTCGGACACCGAACGCCTTCTGATTGCCTTTAACTGCGTCCTCCTGCTGTTGCTGTTCCCCGGCTTCGGGGTCTATGAAACCTGGCGCGGCAAACCGCTTCCCTCGATGCTGGCAAGAGTGGCGGCCGCGTGGATGGTGGTGGTCTTCACCGCGCTCGTGCTTGCGTTCACGCTACATCGCATGGATGCGGTGTCGCGCTTGTGGTTCGGTTACTCGACGCTGATTTCCGGCGCGCTGATCATCGTTACCAAGTGCCTCGTGCATGCGGTGCTGCGCATGGTGCGGCGTCGCGGGATGAATTCCCGCACCGTCGCGATCGTCGGCGCACCGGGTTTCGCGCGCACGCTGCTCGCCCATCTCGAACATGCGCCGCAAGCCGGCTTCAAACCGGTCTGCGTGCTTGATACGAGCTGCGACGCCAGTATCGAAGCAGCCGACACGTACGGCGCGCGTCTGAACCGCCTGCCGGTCCTGACCGATCTGAACGCCTTCGCCGCCAAAGTGCGCGAAGATCACGTGAACGAAGTGTGGCTCGCGTTGCCGCTGTCAGAAGAACACACGATCTATCGGTTCACGCGCATGTTCCGGCATGACTTCGTGAATCTGCGCTTCATTCCCGATGTACGCAGCCTCTCGCTTTTCAATCACGCGCTGGTCGATGTCGTCGGTTTACCGACGCTGAATCTCAGCGCGACACCCTTCTCGTCGCCGCAGATGTGGCCCAAGCTGATCTTCGACCGCCTGTTCGCAGCGGCCGCGCTGCTCGCGCTGGCGCCGATATTCGTGGTGCTCGCGATCGGCATCAAGCTCGGCTCGCCGGGGCCAGTGTTTTTTCGTCAGACGCGCAAGGGCGTGGACGGCCAGCCGTTCGCGATCTACAAGTTCCGTTCAATGACCGTGCATCACGAAGCGCAGGGCCAGCTCACTCAGGCCTCGCGCAACGACGCGCGCGTCACGAAGCTCGGCGGCTTCATGCGCCGCACCAGTCTCGACGAACTGCCGCAGTTTCTCAACGTGCTGCTCGGGCAAATGTCCGTGGTCGGCCCGCGTCCGCATGCGGTCGAACACGACGATCTCTACAAGGATCAGGTGTACGGCTACATGCACCGCTACCGGATCAAGCCGGGCATCACTGGCTGGGCGCAGGTCAACGGTTATCGCGGCGCCACCAACAAGGTGGAAAAGATGGAAGCGCGCGTCAAGTTCGATCTCTTCTACATCCATAACTGGTCGTTCTGGTTCGACATGAAGATCGTGTTCATCACGATCTTCAAGGGCTTTGTCGGCCGCAACGCATTCTGA
- a CDS encoding Crp/Fnr family transcriptional regulator, producing MLTLQSDLHGNHLLGALPSHEWQALAPHLELVHLRTEQLLCDSGQRIHHVYFPTTAIISMLSTMEDGSSVEIAAVGREGMTGVPVLTGGETMPNRVQVQCAGFAYRMSAQALKQQFARSDFLRRLMLLYMHALLTQVAQTAACNRHHALNKQLCRWLLIEVDRVASNDLTVTQQLIADMLGVRREGITEAAGKLHDEGLIHHSRGHIKVLDRKGLEARACECYGLVKREFDRLLPRLRQAETVE from the coding sequence ATGTTGACACTTCAATCCGATCTGCACGGTAACCATTTGCTCGGCGCATTGCCGTCCCATGAATGGCAGGCGCTGGCTCCCCATCTCGAACTGGTTCATCTGCGCACGGAGCAATTGCTGTGCGACTCCGGTCAGCGCATTCATCACGTCTACTTCCCGACCACCGCGATCATCTCGATGCTCTCGACGATGGAAGACGGCAGTTCGGTCGAAATCGCCGCGGTCGGCCGCGAAGGCATGACCGGCGTGCCGGTGCTCACGGGCGGCGAAACCATGCCGAACCGCGTGCAGGTGCAATGCGCCGGCTTCGCTTACCGCATGAGCGCACAGGCACTCAAGCAGCAATTTGCCCGCTCCGACTTCCTGCGTCGCCTGATGCTGCTGTACATGCACGCCCTGCTCACGCAAGTCGCGCAAACCGCCGCCTGCAACCGCCATCACGCGCTCAACAAGCAACTGTGCCGCTGGCTGCTGATCGAAGTGGACCGCGTGGCGTCGAACGATCTGACCGTGACCCAGCAACTGATCGCCGACATGCTCGGCGTGCGCCGCGAAGGCATTACCGAAGCGGCCGGCAAGTTGCACGACGAAGGCCTGATCCATCACAGCCGCGGCCACATCAAGGTGCTCGACCGTAAAGGACTCGAAGCACGCGCCTGCGAATGCTACGGCCTCGTCAAGCGCGAATTCGACCGCCTTCTGCCGCGTCTGCGTCAGGCTGAAACTGTCGAGTAA
- a CDS encoding glycoside hydrolase family 2 protein: MDALTIDLVPDGGGASGVLATTSDEAAQTDVDVTSAQASQTLWPRRLDTGWQCVSTPAGACTSPADLPTHGWLAAQVPGTVASARRAAGLLDIAHPPPLAFDDHWYCLALEGTGQRRLRLHGLATVAEVWLDGVKRLDSDSMFVAHDLDIELTGSATLALCFRSLTPALTAKRSRARWRPRLVSPPTLRNVRTTLLGHMPGWCPSVQAVGPWRPVELLSDAPHAFDTVDVSSRLDHDDGLVSLTLRFVHPHDDAACRASLKCGDAVSSLQWSDAYTLTGSVRVPGAERWWPHTHGKPTLYPLTLQLDDGHATSHALGSVGFRSIEVDHGADGMGFALRLNGLPVFCRGACWTSADLVTLAGSEAQLRHAFTLARDAGMNMLRVGGTMVYESDAFYALADEYGMLVWQDFALANFDYPTDAAFSASIEREATQFLTRTRRFASLAVLCGGSEVDQQAAMFGLPPSMRAQSLFTEQLPALVARERSDVPYVGNSPSGGVWPFSTNEGITHYYGVGAYQRPLDDVRRSQVRFAAECLAFANVPDDATLHDALGTIHLHDPRWKAAVPRDPGAGWDFDDVRDHYLQTLYGVEPARLRYEDPERYLDLSRAVVAELMGDVFAEWRRAGSTCGGALVWQLQDLRPGAGWGLIDATGRPKSALHGLAQALQPIQAVITDEGLNGLDIHLLNERAQPLRAQLELVCLRDGSVKLASVSREVELAPHSVQRLNAAACLGQFFDFTHAYRFGPRAHDVTIATLRDLASGQIVAEAFHLPERRVSERHDLGLTVTVERNGDGWQLVIEAKRFVRFVHIVDTHYRAARDWFHLPPNRPCIVPLIALVSQERLTAQASNGVFKADATYAAPAGEVRAVNAISAIFYG; the protein is encoded by the coding sequence GTGGATGCACTGACGATAGACCTGGTGCCTGATGGAGGTGGCGCGAGCGGCGTGCTCGCGACCACTTCCGACGAGGCCGCGCAAACCGATGTCGATGTCACATCGGCACAAGCATCGCAAACGCTCTGGCCGCGGCGCCTCGACACCGGCTGGCAGTGTGTCAGCACGCCCGCGGGCGCGTGCACGTCGCCCGCCGATTTACCCACGCACGGCTGGCTCGCCGCGCAAGTGCCCGGCACCGTCGCGAGCGCGCGCCGTGCCGCAGGTCTGCTGGACATCGCGCATCCACCGCCGCTCGCCTTCGACGACCACTGGTATTGCCTCGCACTCGAAGGCACCGGCCAACGCCGTTTGCGTCTGCATGGCCTCGCCACCGTCGCCGAAGTCTGGCTCGACGGCGTCAAGCGCCTCGATTCCGATTCGATGTTCGTCGCGCACGATCTGGACATCGAACTGACCGGCAGCGCGACGCTCGCGCTGTGCTTCCGCTCTCTCACCCCGGCGTTGACGGCGAAACGTTCACGCGCGCGCTGGCGGCCACGGCTCGTATCGCCGCCCACTTTGCGCAACGTACGCACCACCCTGCTCGGCCATATGCCCGGCTGGTGTCCTTCGGTGCAGGCGGTCGGCCCATGGCGTCCGGTCGAGCTACTGAGCGACGCGCCGCACGCTTTCGATACCGTCGACGTGTCGAGCCGGCTCGATCACGACGACGGCCTTGTTTCGCTCACGCTACGTTTCGTTCATCCGCACGATGACGCGGCCTGCCGCGCTTCGCTTAAATGCGGGGATGCTGTTTCGTCTTTGCAATGGAGCGATGCATATACACTGACCGGCAGCGTACGCGTGCCGGGTGCCGAGCGCTGGTGGCCGCACACGCACGGCAAGCCCACTTTATATCCATTGACGTTGCAGCTTGATGACGGGCACGCGACATCTCACGCATTGGGTTCAGTCGGTTTCCGCAGTATTGAAGTGGACCATGGCGCGGACGGCATGGGCTTCGCGTTGCGCCTGAATGGCTTGCCGGTGTTCTGCCGAGGCGCATGCTGGACCAGCGCGGACCTCGTCACGCTCGCCGGCAGCGAGGCGCAACTGCGCCACGCGTTCACGCTGGCTCGCGATGCGGGCATGAACATGCTGCGCGTGGGCGGCACGATGGTCTACGAGTCCGACGCGTTTTATGCGCTCGCCGACGAATACGGCATGCTCGTCTGGCAAGACTTCGCGTTGGCGAATTTCGACTATCCGACCGATGCCGCATTCAGCGCATCGATCGAGCGCGAGGCCACGCAATTTTTAACGCGCACCCGACGCTTCGCTTCACTCGCGGTGCTGTGCGGCGGCAGCGAGGTCGACCAGCAGGCGGCCATGTTCGGCCTGCCGCCTTCGATGCGCGCGCAATCACTCTTTACTGAACAACTGCCCGCCCTCGTCGCGCGCGAACGGTCCGACGTGCCGTATGTCGGCAACTCGCCCTCGGGGGGCGTGTGGCCGTTTTCAACTAATGAGGGCATCACTCACTACTACGGTGTAGGCGCGTATCAGCGTCCGCTCGACGACGTGCGCCGCTCGCAGGTGCGCTTCGCCGCCGAATGCCTCGCCTTCGCCAACGTGCCCGACGACGCCACGCTGCACGACGCGCTCGGCACGATTCATCTGCACGATCCGCGCTGGAAAGCCGCGGTGCCGCGCGACCCCGGCGCCGGCTGGGATTTCGACGATGTGCGCGACCACTATCTGCAGACGTTATACGGTGTCGAGCCGGCACGCTTGCGCTACGAAGACCCCGAGCGTTATCTGGACCTGTCGCGCGCGGTGGTTGCCGAATTGATGGGCGACGTGTTCGCCGAATGGCGCCGCGCCGGTTCCACCTGCGGTGGCGCGCTGGTCTGGCAGCTTCAGGATTTGCGCCCCGGCGCAGGCTGGGGCTTGATCGACGCCACAGGACGGCCTAAAAGCGCCCTGCACGGCCTCGCGCAAGCACTGCAACCCATTCAGGCCGTCATCACCGACGAGGGCCTCAACGGCCTCGATATTCATCTGCTAAACGAACGTGCGCAGCCGTTGCGCGCGCAACTGGAACTGGTCTGCCTGCGTGACGGCAGCGTCAAGCTTGCCTCCGTTAGCCGCGAAGTCGAACTGGCGCCGCACAGCGTGCAGCGTCTCAATGCGGCCGCATGCCTTGGCCAGTTCTTCGATTTCACCCACGCGTACCGCTTCGGCCCGCGCGCCCACGACGTGACGATCGCCACGCTGCGCGACCTAGCGAGCGGCCAGATCGTTGCAGAAGCGTTTCATCTGCCGGAGCGGCGCGTGAGCGAGCGCCACGATCTGGGCTTGACGGTCACCGTCGAGCGCAACGGCGACGGCTGGCAACTCGTGATCGAAGCGAAGCGTTTTGTGCGCTTCGTTCATATCGTTGACACACACTACAGGGCCGCGCGCGACTGGTTTCATCTGCCGCCGAACCGGCCATGCATCGTGCCGCTCATCGCGCTCGTGTCGCAGGAAAGACTCACTGCACAGGCATCGAATGGCGTGTTTAAAGCTGATGCAACATACGCGGCACCCGCGGGCGAAGTTCGCGCGGTCAATGCGATATCCGCCATCTTCTACGGCTGA
- a CDS encoding DUF1839 family protein translates to MNPSLTPVPNGAIGAFPLNRHVDLPAAGGAVAAPAVRLREHAPHALHQGERVWQETNCYVDLWIELLHGFGLEPRAALGFTVTQDFEGDQFTFFKFPLEDLERLYGTQVQELAIYDSLEARVLAQTLRGHTVLVEVDGYYLPNTRATSYRREHPKTTVGIDFIDPDARRLGYFHNTGYHLLDGEDYDGVFRKLPQFQQQADLLFPYVEFAKQARPALEGTALAEASAELLCAHLGRRPLSNPISQWRAAFPAHLETLLERGEKFFHPYSFNLMRQLGANFEFLSKYLTWLSAQGFEVPASIPAAAQNIASESMVMQFRLVRAITRGRRDLCEDCFDVLESAYEKTLPPLAALVL, encoded by the coding sequence ATGAATCCGTCTCTGACACCCGTGCCGAATGGCGCGATTGGCGCTTTTCCGCTGAACCGCCACGTCGATCTTCCCGCTGCGGGCGGCGCCGTTGCCGCACCCGCAGTGCGGTTGCGCGAGCATGCACCGCATGCGCTGCATCAGGGCGAGCGCGTATGGCAGGAGACCAACTGCTACGTCGATCTGTGGATCGAACTGCTGCACGGCTTCGGGCTCGAGCCGCGCGCGGCGCTCGGCTTTACCGTCACTCAGGATTTCGAAGGCGACCAGTTCACGTTCTTCAAGTTTCCACTCGAAGACCTCGAACGGCTCTACGGCACCCAGGTGCAGGAACTGGCCATCTACGATTCGCTCGAAGCACGCGTGCTCGCGCAGACCTTGCGCGGCCATACCGTGCTGGTGGAAGTGGACGGCTATTACCTGCCGAATACGCGCGCCACGTCGTACCGGCGCGAGCATCCGAAGACCACGGTGGGCATCGACTTCATCGATCCGGACGCGCGCCGTCTCGGCTACTTCCACAACACCGGCTATCACCTGCTCGACGGTGAAGACTACGACGGCGTGTTCCGCAAGCTGCCGCAGTTCCAGCAGCAGGCCGATCTGCTGTTTCCGTATGTGGAGTTCGCCAAGCAGGCGCGGCCCGCGCTCGAAGGCACCGCGCTTGCCGAAGCGTCAGCGGAACTGCTGTGCGCGCACTTGGGCCGCCGGCCGCTCAGCAATCCGATTTCTCAGTGGCGTGCTGCATTTCCCGCGCATCTCGAGACGTTGCTCGAACGTGGCGAAAAGTTCTTCCACCCGTACTCGTTCAACCTGATGCGGCAACTCGGCGCGAACTTCGAGTTTCTCTCGAAGTATCTGACGTGGCTCTCCGCGCAAGGCTTCGAGGTGCCTGCATCGATTCCGGCAGCGGCGCAAAACATCGCGTCGGAGTCGATGGTGATGCAGTTCCGGCTCGTGCGGGCGATTACCCGGGGGCGCCGCGATCTGTGCGAAGACTGCTTCGACGTGCTCGAAAGCGCTTACGAAAAGACGCTGCCGCCGCTCGCCGCGCTGGTGCTTTGA
- a CDS encoding amino acid--[acyl-carrier-protein] ligase → MNTMTDTAALAAAAQAAEAPSFRDELLAAGLLIDTGENGLYGRSQIFEDVVDRLNVAITHLGADQQPELLRFPPAMRRTDFEDSEYLKSFPNLAGTIHSFCGNDMGHQRLLRALDDAMTERDDDRSDDWMAQQKPTRVVLTPAACYPIYPVMARRGPLPAGGRTIDVLSYCFRHEPSLDPGRMQMFRQREYVRLGNAEQVMAFRQMWIERGSLLVTLLQLPVEVDLANDPFFGRGGKIVADSQRAQALKFELLIPVADPRGKTACLSFNYHMEHFGAIWKIECEDGAIAHTGCVGFGMERITLALFRHHGLDVNAWPDDVRALLWGDTEARVAHGIETMQTASTETAQGSGERV, encoded by the coding sequence ATGAACACGATGACCGATACCGCCGCCCTTGCCGCCGCTGCTCAGGCAGCCGAAGCGCCGAGCTTTCGCGATGAACTGCTGGCCGCGGGCCTGTTGATCGACACCGGCGAAAACGGCCTGTATGGCCGCAGCCAGATTTTCGAAGACGTGGTGGACCGCCTGAACGTGGCGATCACGCATCTGGGCGCGGACCAGCAGCCGGAACTGCTGCGCTTTCCGCCCGCCATGCGCCGCACCGACTTCGAAGACAGCGAGTATCTGAAGAGCTTCCCGAATCTGGCCGGCACGATTCACTCGTTCTGCGGCAACGACATGGGCCACCAACGCCTGTTGCGCGCGCTCGACGACGCCATGACCGAACGCGACGACGATCGCAGCGACGACTGGATGGCGCAGCAGAAGCCGACTCGTGTCGTGCTCACGCCGGCCGCCTGCTATCCGATCTATCCGGTGATGGCGCGGCGCGGTCCGTTGCCCGCCGGCGGCCGCACGATCGATGTGCTGTCGTATTGCTTCCGTCACGAACCGTCGCTCGATCCCGGCCGCATGCAGATGTTCCGCCAGCGCGAATACGTGCGCCTCGGCAACGCCGAACAGGTGATGGCGTTCCGGCAGATGTGGATCGAACGTGGCTCGCTGCTGGTGACACTGCTGCAATTGCCGGTCGAAGTGGATCTCGCCAACGACCCGTTCTTCGGCCGCGGCGGCAAGATCGTCGCCGATAGCCAGCGTGCCCAGGCGCTCAAGTTCGAACTACTGATTCCGGTGGCCGATCCGCGCGGCAAGACGGCCTGCCTGTCGTTCAACTATCACATGGAACACTTCGGCGCGATCTGGAAGATCGAGTGCGAAGACGGCGCGATCGCGCATACGGGTTGTGTCGGTTTCGGCATGGAACGGATCACACTCGCGCTGTTCCGTCATCATGGGCTCGACGTGAACGCGTGGCCGGACGACGTGCGCGCGCTGCTGTGGGGCGATACCGAAGCGCGCGTGGCGCATGGCATCGAAACCATGCAAACGGCGTCCACCGAAACGGCGCAAGGTTCCGGAGAGCGCGTATGA
- a CDS encoding acyl-CoA dehydrogenase family protein, which yields MNAPLLDAAAEPASKHTHDAAEGADASLVLTAVETEPGWRAAAQRCAAVAAQFADSVDREARFPSEAFEALKRERLLSVMVPAEFGGAGLSLADVGAICETLAQGCASTAMVYAMHQIQVACIEAHGSDAAWHRQLLVQLVKQQWLLASATSEETIGGNMRTSACSVELDAARFRIEKLAPTISYGAHADGILVTARRTAESAAADQVLIVALRADTQLEKRGGWDSMGMRGTCSEGFRLVATGLAEQILPTPFAEIADQTMLPVSHTLWASVWTGVATDAVNRAKAFFRAQARSKPGAIPPAGLRLAEAVGLLQMMQARLAVALEAARTAHHARHGGSQADAPLAAMLGFASDMNTLKTSISNTALQVVQEVLMICGMAGYKNGTPYSVGRHLRDLHSAPLMINNDRIAQNTASLLLAQRPAAPGRA from the coding sequence ATGAACGCCCCGCTGCTGGATGCGGCGGCAGAGCCCGCCTCTAAGCACACGCACGATGCGGCTGAAGGCGCCGACGCGTCGCTCGTGTTGACTGCCGTCGAAACCGAACCCGGCTGGCGCGCGGCCGCGCAACGCTGTGCGGCGGTGGCCGCGCAGTTCGCGGATTCGGTGGATCGCGAGGCGCGCTTTCCGAGCGAAGCGTTCGAGGCGCTCAAGCGCGAGCGCCTGCTCTCGGTGATGGTGCCGGCCGAGTTCGGCGGCGCGGGCCTCTCGCTCGCAGACGTCGGCGCGATCTGCGAAACGCTCGCGCAAGGCTGCGCGTCCACCGCGATGGTGTATGCGATGCACCAGATCCAGGTGGCGTGCATCGAGGCGCATGGCAGCGACGCCGCATGGCATCGACAGTTGCTCGTGCAACTGGTCAAGCAGCAGTGGCTGCTGGCGTCGGCCACTTCCGAGGAAACCATCGGCGGCAACATGCGCACCAGCGCCTGCTCGGTCGAGCTCGACGCTGCGCGCTTTCGCATCGAAAAGCTCGCACCGACGATTTCGTATGGCGCGCACGCCGATGGCATTCTCGTCACCGCTCGCCGCACCGCTGAATCGGCAGCCGCCGACCAGGTGCTGATCGTCGCGTTGCGCGCCGATACGCAATTGGAAAAGCGCGGCGGCTGGGATTCGATGGGCATGCGCGGCACCTGCAGCGAGGGCTTCCGGCTCGTCGCCACGGGTCTGGCCGAACAGATCCTGCCGACGCCCTTCGCCGAGATCGCCGATCAGACCATGCTGCCGGTTTCGCACACGCTGTGGGCCTCGGTCTGGACCGGCGTGGCCACCGACGCGGTGAATCGCGCGAAAGCGTTCTTCCGCGCACAAGCGCGTTCGAAGCCTGGGGCGATTCCGCCGGCCGGTTTGCGCCTCGCTGAAGCGGTCGGTCTGCTGCAGATGATGCAGGCGCGCCTCGCGGTCGCGCTGGAGGCGGCACGCACCGCTCACCACGCGCGTCACGGCGGCTCGCAAGCCGATGCGCCGCTCGCGGCCATGCTCGGCTTCGCCTCCGACATGAACACGCTGAAGACAAGCATCTCCAACACCGCGCTGCAGGTCGTGCAGGAAGTGCTGATGATCTGCGGCATGGCGGGCTACAAGAACGGCACGCCGTACAGCGTCGGGCGCCATTTGCGCGACCTGCATTCCGCGCCGCTGATGATCAATAACGACCGCATCGCGCAGAACACCGCGAGCCTGCTGCTCGCGCAACGACCTGCCGCCCCGGGGAGAGCCTGA
- a CDS encoding acyl carrier protein, producing MKNALRRILSESARLDVPPETLADDADLYAAGLSSLATVHLMLAIEDEFGIEIPDRLLTRRLFSSIDSMAAAVSELQQAKAAA from the coding sequence ATGAAAAACGCCTTGCGCCGCATCCTTTCCGAATCGGCCCGCCTGGACGTCCCGCCGGAGACTCTGGCCGACGACGCCGACCTCTACGCCGCGGGCCTCTCCTCACTCGCGACCGTGCATCTGATGCTGGCAATCGAAGATGAATTCGGCATTGAGATTCCGGACCGTCTGTTGACGCGGCGCCTGTTCTCCAGCATCGATTCGATGGCCGCCGCAGTCAGTGAACTGCAACAGGCGAAGGCGGCAGCATGA
- a CDS encoding GNAT family N-acetyltransferase, translated as MNWKTLEFDQLSARELYLILRARSAVFVVEQSHVCLDADGRDENAVHVFAVEDMSRPMPILAYARLQPGDAEDPEITIDKVLTSPLRRGDGTAELLLERVLQAIVDRWPGHAVRVSAPLGLRGFYEQFGFRKTEGPYLEHGVPFIGLTRQVRGSQPLFGGRRRERDSAVLVNTFEML; from the coding sequence ATGAACTGGAAAACGCTGGAATTCGATCAGCTTTCGGCACGCGAACTGTATTTAATCTTGCGGGCGCGCAGCGCGGTGTTCGTGGTCGAACAATCGCATGTTTGTCTCGACGCCGATGGCCGGGATGAAAACGCGGTGCATGTGTTCGCCGTGGAGGACATGTCGCGGCCGATGCCGATTCTCGCCTACGCGCGCTTGCAACCCGGCGACGCGGAAGATCCGGAGATCACCATCGACAAGGTGCTGACGAGCCCGCTGCGACGCGGCGACGGCACCGCCGAACTATTGCTCGAACGCGTGCTGCAGGCGATTGTCGACCGTTGGCCGGGCCATGCCGTGCGTGTCAGCGCGCCGCTCGGTCTGCGCGGCTTCTATGAGCAATTCGGTTTTCGCAAGACGGAAGGGCCCTATCTCGAACACGGCGTGCCCTTCATTGGCCTTACACGCCAGGTGCGCGGCAGTCAGCCGCTTTTCGGCGGACGGCGTCGTGAGCGCGACAGCGCGGTGCTTGTCAATACGTTCGAGATGCTGTGA